A stretch of Triticum aestivum cultivar Chinese Spring chromosome 1D, IWGSC CS RefSeq v2.1, whole genome shotgun sequence DNA encodes these proteins:
- the LOC123180242 gene encoding protein Rf1, mitochondrial: MSSLHLLRHRSSSFTPTSPPSPSWSPHAAFTAATERVRAGTLSPEDAHHLFDQLLQQSTPVPEQALNGFLAALTRARAPDTEVCRDGPSLALTLFNRVWREEAGRRVALPTVRTYNILMNCCCRVRRPDLGLAYFGRLLRTSLKTNEVVANTVLMCLCCAKRTDEAVNVLLHRMSVLGCVPDEFSYNIVLKSLCKEGRSQQALNLLHVMAKGDGCSPDVVAYNTVIYGFFKEGEVGKACNLFHEMMRQGVVPDVVTYSSIIDALCKAGAMDKAELFLRQMVDNSVQPDTVTYTSMIHGYSTLGRWKEATKMLREMTSRGLIPNIVTWNSFMASLCKHGKSKEAAEIFFSMAARGHKPDIVSYTTLLHGYANEGSFADMMKLFNSMVGNGIVANCQVFNILIDAYAQRGMMDEAMLIFTEMPGQGVNPNVVTYSIVIAALCRMGRLADAMNKFSEMIGTGVQPNIVVYHSLVQGLCTHGDLVKAKVLISEMMNKGIARPNIAFFSSIMGSLCNEGRIMNAHDIFDLVTDIGVKPDVITFNMLMVGYCLVGEMEKAFKVLDAMVSVGIEPDVVTYSSLISGYCKTGRLDDGVTLFREMLHKRIKPDTVSYNTILDGLFNAGRTAAARKMFHEMIESGVMVSISTYNIILGGLCRNNCMDEAIVLFRKLRAVNVKFNITTLNTIINALYNVQRREEAHDLFAALPASRLVPNASTYRVMIDNLLKEGAVEEADSMFSSMEKSGCAPSSHFLNYIIRMLLEKGEIVKAGKYMSKVDGKIILLEASTTSLLMSLFSRGGKYQEHILLLPAKYHFFSGVNHS, encoded by the coding sequence ATGTCcagcctccacctcctccgccacCGCTCCTCCTCCTTCACTCCCACCTCGCCGCCCTCACCCTCCTGGTCTCCGCACGCcgcctttaccgctgccacagaGCGCGTCCGCGCCGGGACGCTCAGCCCGGAAGACGCACACCACCTGTTCGACCAATTGCTACAGCAGTCCACTCCGGTCCCCGAGCAAGCCCTGAACGGCTTCCTTGCCGCCCTCACCCGTGCCCGTGCGCCAGACACCGAAGTCTGCAGAGACGGCCCCTCCCTTGCCCTCACGCTCTTCAACCGCGTATGGCGAGAAGAAGCCGGCCGGCGGGTGGCGCTGCCCACAGTCCGCACCTACAACATTCTGATGAACTGCTGCTGCCGCGTGCGTCGTCCGGACCTAGGGCTTGCCTACTTCGGGCGCCTCCTAAGGACCAGCCTCAAAACAAATGAGGTCGTCGCCAACACCGTCCTCATGTGCCTCTGCTGCGCGAAACGGACAGATGAAGCAGTAAACGTGCTGCTTCATAGGATGTCTGTGCTCGGCTGTGTGCCTGATGAGTTCTCATATAACATAGTTCTGAAGAGCTTATGCAAAGAGGGAAGGAGCCAGCAAGCGCTCAACCTGCTCCATGTGATGGCAAAAGGAGATGGTTGCTCCCCCGACGTGGTGGCTTATAACACGGTCATCTATGGCTTCTTTAAGGAAGGTGAAGTAGGCAAGGCATGCAATCTATTCCATGAAATGATGCGGCAAGGGGTTGTGCCTGATGTGGTGACGTATAGCTCGATTATCGATGCACTGTGCAAGGCTGGAGCAATGGACAAGGCAGAGTTGTTCCTTCGGCAGATGGTTGATAACAGTGTTCAGCCGGATACGGTGACATATACTAGCATGATCCATGGATATTCCACTTTGGGCCGCTGGAAAGAGGCGACTAAAATGTTAAGAGAAATGACAAGCAGGGGCCTTATACCAAATATTGTCACTTGGAACTCGTTCATGGCCTCCCTTTGCAAGCATGGAAAAAGCAAAGAAGCTGCAGAAATTTTCTTTTCCATGGCTGCAAGGGGCCACAAGCCTGATATCGTCTCCTACACTACTCTTCTTCATGGGTATGCCAATGAAGGAAGCTTTGCTGATATGATGAAACTCTTTAATTCAATGGTAGGCAACGGTATTGTAGCCAACTGCCAAGTTTTCAACATATTAATTGATGCATATGCTCAACGAGGAATGATGGACGAAGCTATGCTCATATTTACTGAAATGCCAGGACAAGGAGTCAATCCAAATGTAGTCACCTATTCAATTGTGATAGCTGCACTTTGCAGAATGGGTAGGCTGGCTGATGCAATGAATAAGTTCAGTGAGATGATTGGTACGGGAGTACAACCGAACATAGTTGTTTATCACTCCCTAGTTCAGGGCTTATGTACACATGGTGATTTGGTGAAAGCGAAGGTGTTGATTTCTGAAATGATGAATAAAGGTATTGCTCGTCCAAACATTGCATTCTTCAGTTCAATAATGGGCAGTCTATGCAACGAAGGAAGGATTATGAATGCACATGATATCTTTGACTTGGTTACAGACATAGGTGTGAAACCTGATGTTATAACATTTAATATGCTGATGGTCGGATATTGCTTAGTTGGCGAGATGGAGAAAGCATTCAAGGTACTTGATGCCATGGTATCAGTTGGCATTGAGCCTGATGTTGTTACTTATAGCTCACTTATTAGTGGCTATTGTAAGACTGGAAGGCTCGACGATGGTGTTACACTATTCAGAGAAATGTTGCATAAGAGAATTAAACCTGACACTGTTTCCTATAACACCATACTGGATGGGTTATTTAATGCTGGGAGAACTGCTGCTGCAAGGAAAATGTTCCATGAGATGATCGAAAGTGGAGTAATGGTGAGCATTTCTACATATAATATAATTCTTGGAGGACTTTGTAGAAATAATTGCATGGATGAAGCGATCGTCCTATTCCGGAAATTACGTGCAGTGAATGTGAAGTTCAATATCACAACACTCAATACCATCATCAATGCATTATACAATGTTCAAAGAAGAGAAGAAGCTCATGATTTGTTTGCTGCATTACCAGCCAGCCGGCTGGTGCCTAATGCTTCTACTTACAGAGTAATGATAGATAATCTTCTAAAAGAAGGAGCAGTGGAAGAAGCTGACAGTATGTTCTCATCAATGGAGAAGAGTGGTTGTGCTCCTAGCTCTCATTTTTTAAATTATATCATCAGAATGTTATTGGAAAAAGGGGAGATAGTCAAGGCCGGAAAATATATGTCTAAAGTTGATGGGAAGATTATTTTGCTTGAAGCTTCAACTACTTCATTGCTGATGTCCCTCTTCTCAAGGGGAGGCAAATACCAGGAGCACATACTCTTGCTCCCTgcaaaatatcattttttcagtgGAGTGAACCACAGTTGA